From Cyclopterus lumpus isolate fCycLum1 chromosome 4, fCycLum1.pri, whole genome shotgun sequence, a single genomic window includes:
- the LOC117729662 gene encoding transmembrane protein 69-like, whose amino-acid sequence MMISVVFRKSTLPAQKLWLCAGPSQRCWTSALSPKLPFSERDDGRVRPPAVLSFVRTALLQRNQISAPPFLVRNQQFHSSPVRPKKRPMIEPPRELDLLRYDMKDLWKSPKPALYLSFAGLIPFVAPTLLMAVTESYFPELAYAQLAYGASIVSFLGGARWGFALPESSPAKPDWINLANSVVPSLLAWVSMLMSDSIATATIMVIMGLGISLHYDLSLLPTYPSWFKAIRAILTTVAFFSFIGTLIINGIYPEKKLLPG is encoded by the exons ATGATGATCTCGGTTGTATTCAGAAAAAGCACCCTTCCTGCCCAGAAG TTGTGGCTTTGTGCAGGTCCTTCACAGAGATGCTGGACATCAGCCCTGAGCCCAAAGCTGCCGTTTTCCGAAAGGGACGACGGACGAGTAAGACCTCCTGCGGTCCTCAGCTTTGTGAGGACAGCGCTCCTCCAGAGGAACCAGATTAGTGCACCTCCATTTTTAGTAAGGAATCAACAGTTCCACTCCTCCCCTGTGAGGCCGAAGAAGCGACCGATGATTGAACCTCCCAGAGAGCTGGATCTGTTGCGCTATGACATGAAGGACTTGTGGAAAAGTCCCAAACCAGCCCTGTACCTTTCGTTTGCAGGACTAATCCCCTTCGTCGCCCCCACTCTGCTCATGGCTGTGACCGAGAGCTACTTTCCAGAGTTGGCCTATGCTCAGTTAGCTTACGGAGCCTCAATTGTTTCCTTCCTGGGTGGAGCCCGCTGGGGATTTGCTCTTCCCGAGAGCAGCCCAGCCAAACCTGACTGGATAAATCTGGCCAACAGTGTGGTTCCCTCCCTGTTAGCCTGGGTGTCCATGCTGATGAGCGACAGCATTGCCACGGCAACCATCATGGTTATTATGGGACTCGGAATCTCGCTGCATTATGATCTGTCTCTGCTGCCCACTTACCCCAGCTGGTTCAAAGCCATTCGTGCCATCCTGACCACCgtggcctttttttctttcattggtACACTCATAATTAATGGCATATACCCAGAAAAGAAGCTATTGCCAGGTTAA
- the tm4sf4 gene encoding transmembrane 4 L6 family member 4, with product MCSGGFAKCLGISLMPLSILCVLCNILLFFPGGISVESEHITDLVWYCGGILGSGVLMIFPALVFLGLKNNDCCGCCGNESCGRRFAMLSSILFAAVGVAGAGYSVIISAVAINHGPECVVNINGTDKQWGYPFLNGDFSLSDKDAWSTACLEPARVVSWHLSLFSVLLVMGLIQMALCAVQVVNGLLGCLCGNCCGGSDGAV from the exons ATGTGTTCAGGCGGCTTTGCCAAGTGTCTGGGGATCAGTCTGATGCCTCTGTCGattctgtgtgtgctgtgtaaCATCCTGCTCTTCTTCCCCGGCGGGATATCTGTGGAGAGTGAACACATCACAGACCTAGTCTGGTACTGTGGAGGCATTCTGGGATCTGGAGTGTTG ATGATCTTCCCGGCTCTGGTTTTCCTGGGTCTGAAGAACAATGACTGCTGCGGTTGCTGTGGCAACGAAAGCTGTGGTCGAAGATTTGCA aTGCTGAGTTCCATACTGTTTGCAGCTGTGGGTGTCGCGGGGGCTGGTTACTCAGTGATCATTTCTGCTGTGGCCATAAACCACGGACCTGAGTGTGTGGTTAACATTAACGGCACAGACAAGCAATGGGGCTATCCCTTCTTAAATGG TGACTTCTCCCTGTCTGACAAAGATGCCTGGTCGACGGCTTGTCTGGAGCCGGCCCGCGTGGTGTCCTGgcatctctctctgttctctgtgcTGCTGGTCATGGGTTTGATCCAGATGGCACTGTGTGCTGTGCAGGTGGTAAACGGCCTGCTGGGATGTCTGTGTGGCAACTGCTGTGGGGGG AGCGATGGAGCCGTCTGA